DNA sequence from the Nitrospirota bacterium genome:
ATGGAGTCTCGTTTACGAGCGGGACAACAATCGTTGCTGAAGGCGGCTACGAGCTTGTGATTACGGCGACCGATAGAGCTGGGAATATGTCAAAGTATCCCTACACATTCATGATCGATAAAACCAAGCCCTCCGGCAGTATAGCACTCCAAGGCGCTCAGTTCGAACAAAACGATTTGCTCATGGTTGCGGGGACGACTGTCTTTTCCCTCAGCGGCAAGGATGAGGGGAGCGCTATCTCAGGGCTTGCAAAGCTCGAATACAGAATCAATGAGAGCCCCTGGAGCATCTATCACAATCCCTTTGTCCTTGCCGGTGTAAGCGACGGAGCGGTTCGGATCGACTACCGGGCGGTCGATCGGGCGAATAATGTTGAGGATTTCCATACGCTCTCGGTTATTGCCGATACGGCCTCTCCGTTAACAACGCTCTCGGTCGGTGCTCCCCGGCATACTACGCAAACGGGTGAGCTATACGCCACAAAGAGCTCCGTGATAACCCTCTCGGCCTCCGACGCATCGAGCGGAGTGGCTAAAACGGAGTACCGGATCGACAACGGGGAATGGACAGTATATGCGCCGTTCACCATCGCGCTCGAAGGAGCGCATACCCTTTCGTATCGCAGTATCGATAACCTCGGTGCCGTCGAAGAAACAAGGGAAGCGGTTATCGTTATCGACAACACCCCGCCGGTTACGGTGCTCACTGCCAGCGAACCGATCTACCGCGGCAGTGACGGGACCCTCTACGTACGCGGGAACACGATCTTTACTCTTGCAGCAGCCGATACTCTTTCGGGAGCCGCGGGAGCAGAATACCGTATCGATGGGGGATCGTGGACTGCGTATGCGCCATTCACCCTGAGTAACGGAGGCCGCCATACTATCCATTACAGGAGCAGCGATAGTGTGGGGAATATCGAAATAGAGAATTCGCTCGATGTTGTGCTCGATGATACGCTGCCGGTATCAGTGCTCGGTATCGGGGCACCGCAGTATAGCGCAAACGGAGCCCTCTACATAAACGGCACGACGGCAATAACCATAACAGCAACGAGCAGCGGAAGCGGGATAAAGAGCATCGAGTACCGTATCGACAGCGGCCCTTATGCTGCTTATACCGGGCCGGTTACGCTCGGTATCCACCCCGAAGGTGAACACACCGTCACCTACTACGCTACCGATAATTTAGGTGCAAGAGAAATCGCACGGGATAAAACGGTTGTGCTCGATATGACGCCGCCCCAGACGACGATTACTGTTTCCGATCCTCTCGAAGGGAGCGGCAGCATCTCAACAAAGACACTCTTTACATTGCAAGCGACTGATGCGCGCTCGGGAGTAAAGGCACTTATGTATAACGTTGACGACGGGGCCTGGCAGCAGTATGCCGGGAGCTTCAGCCTCTCCGGTCAGAGCGCAGGCGTGCATACCATAGCCTACAAGGCGGTAGATAACGTGCACAACGCGGAGGCGCCGAAGACGATGACCGTTACCCTCAAGAGCGCTGAATTGGATGTCGAAAAAGACATCTCTACGGATACCGCTGTTCTCATTGGAGCATGGGAGGATACTCCCGGTGTCTGCAGAAAGAGACATGACCTCAGTGCCCTTGAGCAGATGCTCACCGCACACGGCATCAAATACCGGGCCGTTTCTACCCAGGATGAGTTTATAGAAGCTCTGCGCTCCGGAAGATATCCGGTTTATCTGCTTCTCGATCTGAAGGAGGGGCATATCAGCAGGGAGATAACAGAGGCGGTGCACTATGGGGATGGGTTGGTCTTCATAAAAACAAAACCCGATGCAGAGCACGCGCTCGATGCGCTCGGCGTCGCGTTCAAAGGACACAGCAGCCAGAGAGGACTGTCCATCACGGTGAAACAGAGTCCGATAAGCGATGCAGGAGTCTTGCCGACGAATGCAGGCGGTAAAGTCATGAAAGCCGAAATTACCTCGTCTACCACGCACAGCCTCGGGGAAGTAATCGATAGGAAGCGGACCTATCCGGTCATTACTGCCAACCAGTACGGGAGAGGTAAAGTTGTTCTGTTCAGCTTCGATCTGATCAACTGTCCCGACAAGGTGAGAGCCGGCGCTCTCCTGGCAAACGCACTCGGTTACGTTGTCCCTGAGGAGCGCCCGGTCAGGCCTCTCGAGAGCGTACCGGTTATGATCGAGGTGGGGAGTGCACAGGGGCCTCTGAGTATAAAGGTCACGGAGCGCCTGCCGAACGACGCTGCTGCGGAGAGCGCCACCCCGCCACTGGTCCAGACGGAAGGAATGATCGTCTGGCAGCAGGCCATAGCTGACCATGAAAGAGCGCAGTTCGAGTATTTCCTTATCCTCCCCGATGCGAGGGGAACATTCACTCCGATAACCGAGCTTGAGTATGAGGCGGGCGGCTCCTATAGCACGTACGGCACCTATCCTCTCCCGTTGACGGTGCAGCATACCTCTATAGAGTTACAGGATAAGATCATAACCGAGCTGATGGCGATGTATCCGGCCTCTCCCTCCGATGCTGCGAATCTGCATAGAGCGATTGATGTTATTTCTCGCCTTGACCGTGCTGCCGGGCTTCGCCACGAGATGGAAGTAAACATCGACAGACTGCTCTTGGCGGCAGATCTGCTGAAGGCCCTCTCGTTCGATGCCTCGAGCGTGCGGCTGAAAGTTGATGAGCTGCTGAAGGTATGGGAGGCGAAATGGTACCGCTCCAACGAGGAGTTATGCAGTGCGGATTGGCAGTGAAGACGACTGTACATAGAGCGGCCATTCAGTGCGGGAAAGAAGAGGGAGATAACCGTAAAGCTCTGATGCACTGAACCGTTCTGACAGAGGCGATCAGCTCCATGTTGCTCGAACATTCAGGGCGGCATATAATTTTATAGAGGGTGTATTCGCGATTCCGGGGGAGGTCGTTGTGGCGATATGCCGTCAGGCCCTCTCTCGTCAGGAAGGCCATCCTTGTGTCCGACGCTCCGTCCTTGCATATTCCGGGAAGACCTGTCCTGATCCTTTCCGCGCGTTGCGGTCTTCCTCCTGTACGCTGCACTCGATAACCATCTGGACCTGCTGTCGGGCCTCTGAACCGTAGCGATCATGAGATAACTAATGATGCGACGTTTCATCAGCGCAGCAGCGATTATGGTTTTCTTTACCCGCAGCGCAGGAGATATGCTGCGCTGCGTTGACGGCCTTGACATTACCGGGGGGCGTGCTAAGGTAAGAGTAGGGGAGGAGTACGGCATGAATGCTTTCGAATCCTACGCGGCTCCCCTCTGGCCCCTGGCAGTCTACTTCCTCGCCGTCGTCGCCCTCGTCGTCTTCATGCTGACCTTCTCGTATCTTCTGGGGCAGAGGCATACGGAGAGACGTACCGGTCAACCCTATGAATCGGGCGTGCCCGTAACCGGCTCCGCACGGCTGCGCATCGATATCAAATATTATCTGCTCGCCATATTCTTCGTTATCTTCGATATCGAAGCGGCGTTCCTCTTCGCCTGGGCTGTCGCGGTCCGCGAAGCGGGCTGGGCGGGATACGCAGAGGTCGTGATCTTCATCGCGGTCCTGCTCGCCGCGCTCGTCTATCTCTGGAGAGACGGTGCGCTCGACTGGGGAATGCCCTGGCGCAGGCATTATCGGGGCAGATCGCGAGAGGCGGGGTGAGCTGAGATGGAATGGTCACTGCAGAGCGCAAACGCAGCGACGGCGGACGAGACCGCTCCCGCGCCGGCAGCTACCCGCAGGAGCGTGGCGCTCGCAAAGCTCCAGGACCTCCTGTCCTGGGGACGGAAGAACTCGCTCTGGCCCTTTAACTTCGGCCTCTCCTGCTGTTACATCGAGCTGGCCTCGAGCCTCACGAGCAAGTTCGATATCGCCCGCTTCGGCGCCGAGGTGCTCCGGAGCACGCCCCGCGAGGCGGATGTGATGGTCGTCGCCGGCACGGTGTTTATCAAAGCGGCGCCCATGGTAAAGCGCCTCTATGAGCAGATGATGGAGCCGCGCTGGGTCATCTCGATGGGCTCGTGCGCGAACTCCGGCGGCATGTACGATGTGTACAGCGTGGTCCAGGGGGTCGACTCGTTCCTCCCGGTCGATGTCTATGTCCAGGGATGCCCGCCGCGCCCCGAGACGCTCATGGAGGGACTCCTGCTGCTCCGGGACCTCGTCGGCAGGGAGCGGCGGCCTCTGAGCTGGGCGGTCGGTCCGCAGCAGGTCGAGAAGCCGGTAATGCCGATCATGCGGGACCTCAAGCGTTCCGGGAGACGGCGGGTTACGGAGCTGCTCCCCCCGGACGAGATATGACGACCATCGGCGCCAGCGTACAAACGCCAAACAGCACGATCATCCGGGAGCTGCAGAGCGCCTTCGGCGATGCCGCAGTCGTGCCGCAGGCTACCCGTGACGATATCCCTACCGTCTGGACGACGAGGGAGAATATAGGCGCTATCCTGAGACACCTCAAGACGGACATCGAAAGGCCGTATACGATGCTCTACGATCTCACCGCAATCGACGAGCGGGTGCGCGGACACAGGGAGGGCCAGCCGGACAGCGACTTCACGGTCGTCTATCACCTCCTTTCCTTCGACCGGAACGAAGATGTGAGGATCAAGGTTCCGCTGAGAGGCGAGCACCCCCCCATGCCCTCGGTAACCGGCATCTGGCGCTGCGCGGACTGGTACGAGTGCGAGGTCTGGGACATGTTCGGCGTCCCCTTCGAAGGGCATCCTCATCTGAGGAGAATCCTGATGCCGCCCACCTGGAAGGGGCACCCCCTGCGTAAAGAGCATCCCGCTCGCCGCACCGAGCTGGGCAGGTTCAGGCTGCCCGAGGAAGAGGATATCAGGGAAGAGGAGGCGATGGTATTCCGTCCGGAGCAGTGGGGGCTCCCTTCCCGCAAAGACGGCACGGACTACATGTTCCTCAATCTCGGCCCTCACCACACCGGCACGCACGGCGTGCTCCGGATCGTCCTCGATCTCGACGGGGAAGAGATCGTCGAGACGATATTCGACATCGGCTTTCACCACCGCGCAGCAGAGAAGACCGGGGAGCGGCAGACGTGGCACGCCTATATTCCCTATACCGACAGGATCGACTACCTTTCCGGCGTGCTGAACGAATTCCCCTACGTCCTTGCCGTCGAACAGCTCGCCGGCATAGAGGCGCCCGACAGGGCAAAGGTGATCCGCATCATGCTCGCCGAGCTGTATCGCATCGCGAGCCACCTCGTATGGTACGGCACCTTTGCCGGGGACCTGGGACAGCTCTCGCCGGTCTTTTTCACCTTTAACGACCGGGAGCGCTTCTACGCCGTCGCCGAAGCGATCTGCGGATTCCGGCTCCACCCCGGCTGGTTCCGCATCGGCGGCGTGGCTGCCGATCTCCCGAAGGGGTGGGATGCGCTGGTGCGCGACTTCCTCGCCTATATGCCGAAGCGCCTTAAAGAGTACGACCGTCTCATACTGCAGAACGGCATTGTCAAGGCGCGCACGAAGGGCGTCGGCGTATTGACCCGTGACGAGGCGATCGAGTGGGGAGTGACCGGGCCCAACCTGCGCGCCTGCGGGTTCGCGTGGGACTTCCGCAAGAGTCGTCCCTATTCGGGATACGAGCAGTTCGAGTTCGACATCCCCACGGCAGCGCGCGGCGACTCGTACGACCGCGCGGTGGTGCGCGTCGAGGAGATGCGGCAGAGCCTGCGCATTGTCGAGCAGTGCCTCGATGCCATGCCTGCCGGACCTTACAAGTCAGACCACCCGCTGGCGACGCCGCCGAGGAAAGAGCGGACGATGTACGATATCGAGACGCTCATCGCCCACTTTCTGAATGTGAGCTGGGGGCCGGTGGTCCCTCCCGGCGAGGCGGCCTTCGGCATCGAGTCGGCAAAGGGGAACACTACCTGCTATCTCGTCAGCGACGGCGCTGCGCAGTCCTACCGCACCCGCATCCGCACCCCTTCGTTCCCGCACCTCCAGGCGGTCCCGGAGATGACACGCGGACTGAATATATCGGATCTCATCGCGATCCTGGGAAGTATCGATTTCATCATGGGAGATGTCGATAGATGAGGCAAATTCCAAACTCCAGATTCCAGACAAAAAGGAAAAAACAAACACGGAAAAACTGTTCTTGTTTGGAGTTTTGAAATTGTTTGGACTTTGGAATTTGAGATTTGGAGTTTAGGAAGCATTATGCTGACCGAGCAAGAGCGGCAGGAGATCGAGGCGGAGGTCGGGCAGTATGCCAACAGGAGGGCTGCGTGCATCGACGCGCTGAAGATTCTTCAGCGCCACAGGGGCTGGGTGTCGGACGAGGGTATCCGCGACCTCTCCTGCATGCTCGGGATGACTCCCGAAGAGCTCGACAGCGTTGCCACGTTCTACAATCTCATTTTCCGGAAGCCGGTGGGCAGGCATATCGTGCTCCTCTGCAATACGATCAGCTGCTGGATCATGGGATACGAAGGCATTTTCAACCATGTCTCGGGACGGCTCGGTATCGGCTTCGGGCAGACGACGGAGGACGGGCGGTTCACCCTCCTGCCCATTCCCTGCCTCGGGGCCTGCGACCGGGCGCCGGCGATGATGATCGATGATGAGCTCTATACCGATCTCACTCCTGAACGCATCGATGCACTACTCAGCACGTACAGGAGCGATGGAACATGACGGAACGCCCGCTCACCGGAACGATGCGGCCCGACCGCTCACCCCTGAGCCTGACCGAATATGAGCGGAGCGGCGGCTATCGCGCGGTGAGGAAGGCGCTCCGCATGGAGCCCCGTGCGCTCCAGCAGATGGTGAAGGAGTCGAACCTGCGCGGCCGCGGAGGCGGGGGATTCAACACGGGCCTCAAGTGGAGCTTTGTTCCCCTGGAAGATGATGCGCCGCGGCCCAGGTATGTGGTCGCGAACGCGGATGAAATGGAACCGGGTGCCTTCAAGGACCGCCTCCTGCTCGAGGGCAATCCCCACCAGCTCATCGAAGGCATGATGATCGCGGCGCATGCCGTTCAGGCGGAGCATGCTTACGTGTTTCTCAGGTGGGAGTACAAGCGCGCCGAGCGGCATGTAAAGAGGGCGATCGCTGAGGCGTATGACGCCGGCTATCTCGGCAGAGACCGGTCCGGCCCGGGCGCCGGGCTCGAGATGCATCTTCATGTCAGCGCTGGACGGTATATGTGCGGCGAGGAGACCGGCCTGCTGAACTCGCTCGAAGGAAAGCGCGCCACCCCGCGCTCGAAGCCGCCTTATCCCCAGGTGAGCGGGCTGTGGGGCAGACCGACCGTGGTGAACAACGTCGAGACTCTCGCGAATGTCCCGCATATCGTCGATCACGGCGTCGAATGGTACAAGGGATTGAGCAGAAGCGGCGACGGCGGAACGAAGCTCTACGGCGCCAGCGGGAGGGTAAAGCGGCCCGGCTTATGGGAGCTTCCCATGGGAACTCCACTGGGCGAACTTATAGAAGAGCGAGCAGGTGGTATGCGCGACGGTTTTTCTTTCCGGGCGGTGATACCCGGCGGCGCTTCCACGGAGTTCATGACGGAGGAGCAGTTCGGGGTGAAGATGGACTTCGACTCGGTCACGGAGGCGGGCAGCAGGCTCGGGACCGGAACGATGACCGTCATCGACGACAAGACCTGCCCTGTGGGTGCGCTGCTCAATCTCGAACAGTTCTTTGCACAGGAGTCGTGCGGGTGGTGCACGCCCTGCCGCGAGGGCCTGCCCTGGGTGGTGAAGACCCTCCGGGCCATCGAGAACGGGCAGGGCGAACCCGAGGATATGGAAGTGCTCGAAATGCATATCGACGGCCTGTGGCTCGGAAGGACCTTCTGCGCCCTGGCGCCGGGGGCTATGGAGCCGTTGAAGAGCGGGTTGAGGCTCTTCAGAGATGATTTCGAGCGGCACATAAGAGAGGGACGGTGCCCGTATCGATAAAAGAGCAACATGAAAAAACAGACCGCTAACATGGCAATTATTTATATCGACAGCAAGCCTTATGAGGTGAAGGACGGCCAGAACCTGCTCCATGCCTGCCTCTCGCTCGGCTTCGATATCCCCTACTTCTGCTGGCATCCGGCGCTGCATTCGGTCGGCGCCTGCAGGCAGTGCGCGGTGAAACAGTTCAGGGACGAGCGGGATGAGAAGGGGAGGATCGTCATGGCGTGCATGACACCGGCTGCCGACGGTACGCGCATATCGATAGACGATCCCGAAGCGAAGGCGTTCCGCAAGAGTGTTATCGAGTGGCTTATGGTCAACCATCCCCACGACTGTCCTGTCTGCGACGAAGGGGGCGAGTGCCATCTGCAGGACATGACGCTCATGGCCGGCCACACATCCCGGAGGTTCCGCTTCAGGAAGCGCTCCTATCCGAACCAGTACCTCGGCCCTTTGCTGTCCCACGAGATGAACCGCTGCATTCAGTGCTACCGCTGCGTCCGCTTCTATCGCGACTATGCAGGGGGACGCGACCTGGAGGTGTTCGCCCTGCGCGACCGGGTCTTTTTCGGCCGCTCCGAGGACGGCGCGCTCCGGAACGAGTTCAGCGGCAATCTCGTCGAGATATGCCCTACCGGGGTATTTACCGACAAGACCTTCAAGAAGCACTATACCCGGAAGTGGGATCTCCAGACAGCGCCCTCGATCTGCGTGCAGTGCGGGGTGGGCTGCAATACCATTCCGGCTGAGCGGTACAGGAAGCTGCGGCGGATACGCAACCGCTACAACGGCGAGGTGAACCGGTACTTCCTCTGTGACCGGGGGCGGTACGGCTACGAATTCGTGAACAGCGATCAGCGTGTCCGAGAGCCGACAGCGCGGTCCGTAACGGACCACAACGAGGCGTCGGGAACCGGAGCCAGACCCGGAAAGGAAGAAAGGATGACGGCGGAGACGGCGGTCCGCTCTGTTGCCGCTCTCCTCGCTTCCGGTGCGCGGACGATCGGCATCGGATCGCCGCGCGCATCACTCGAAGCGAACTTCGCCCTGCGCATGCTGGTCGGCCCGGAACACTTTTATAGGGGTATATCCGACAGGGATACGCGCATGGTCTCCCTGATCATCGATATCCTCGAAAACGGGCCTGCCCGCTCTCCCTCGCTCCGTGATGTGGAATCTGCGGACGCGATCCTGGTCCTCGGCGAGGCGGTGGCGGATACCGCGCCGGTGCTCAGCCTCGCGCTGCGCCAGGCGGTGCGGCAGAGACAGTTCGAGATCGCGAAAAGATTGCGCATACCGCTCTGGGATGACGGCGCGGTCCGCGCGGCTGCGCAGGATGAGAAGAGTCCTCTCTTCCTTGTAACTCCCCACCCGACGAAGCTCCGGGACATCGCCGCTCTCTCGTACCAGGCAGAGCCCGACGACATCGCGCGGCTCGGGTTTGCCCTCGCCCATGAGCTCGATAACGAGCTCTCCCCGGTCGAGGGGCTCGACGATGCGATGCGCACGCATGCCGCTGTCATGGCACAGGCGTTGATGAATGCGAAGCGGCCTCTCGTGGTCTCGGGAACGGGCTGCGGCAGCGAGGCGGTGATACGGGCTGCGGCGAACGTGGCGTGGGCCTTATGCACCGGCGAGAAGAGCGCGGGCCTCAGCTTTGTCGTCCCTGAATGCAATACCTTCGGCCTCGGCCTCATCGGAGGAGGCAGCTTGAATGAGGCGTTCACCGCTGCACGGCAGGGAAGGGTCGATGCAGTCGTCATCCTCGAAAACGACCTCTTTCTCCGTGCCGACAACGATGCAGTGGACAGCTTCTTCAAGAATGCAGGGCACACTATCGTGATAGACCACACCATGACGCCTACGGCATCCAGGGCCGGTGTAGTGCTTCCCGCCGCCGCCTTCGCAGAGGCCGACGGTACGCTGGTGAACCTCGAGGGCCGCGCACAGCGTTTCTACCAGGTCTTCGTGCCGGACGGCATTATCCAGGAGAGCTGGCGCTGGCTGCGGGACATCATGGCAGCAGCGGGGCGTGCAGAGGTCCGTGAGTGGAAAGGACTGGATGCGGTCATCGCGAGCCTGACCGAAGCGCTGCCCCTCTTCGGACCGGTCCGCGATATCGCGCCGCCCGCGGGCTTCAGGATTGCCGGAATGAGAATCCCCCGCCAGTCGCACCGGAACAGCGGACGCACGGCGATCGTCGCGAACGAGACCGTCTTCGAACCGAGGCCGCCGGGAGATCCCGACTCCCCGCTCGCCTTTACCATGGAAGGCTTCCCGGGGATGCCCCCGCCTGCGTTGATTCCGCGCTTCTGGGCGCCGGGCTGGAACTCGCCACAGGCAGTGATCAAGTTCCAGAGCGAGGTGGACGGTCCGCTCCGCGGCGGAGACCCGGGCAGACGGTTGATCGAGCCGTCGGCGAGGGTAAAAAATGCTGTAGAGGTGGCACGATGAAGAGCGTCGTTATTCCGCTCGCGATCATCGTCGTCGTCTTGTCCGTCCTGACGACCGTCAGCGCAGGGCTCATCTGGCTCGAGCGGAGGCTCCTCGCCCTCTGGCAGGACCGCTACGGCCCCAACCGGGTAGGGCCCTTCGGCCTGCTCCAGGTGGTCGCCGATATGATAAAGATCTTTTCGAAGGAGGACTGGGTCCCTCCCTTCGCCGACAAGCCGTTATTCGTGCTCGCCCCGGCCATTATCATGATCACCACCTTCATGTCCTTTGCCGTCATCCCCTTTGTCCCGGGCGTTCAAGTGGTGGATCTGAATATCGGGCTCCTCTTCTTCCTCGCCATGTCCTCGCTCGGCGTATACAGCATAGTCCTTGCAGGGTGGGCCTCGAACAGCAAGTACGCCCTGATCGGGGGGCTGCGGGGAGCGGCGCAGATGCTGAGCTACGAGGTCTTCATGGGGCTCTCGCTCATGGGCGTGGTGATGCTCGCCGGCTCTTTCGACCTCCGCGATATCGTCGAGACGCAGAGGGGATCATGGTTTGCCATACCGCAGTTCCCGGGTCTGATAATTTTCCTGATTGCAGGGGTGGCCGAGACGCACCGGCTCCCCTTCGACCTGCCCGAAGCCGAGAACGAGCTGGTGGCGGGCTTCCATGCGGAATACTCGGGGATGAAGTTCGGCATGTTCTTCGTGGGCGAGTATCTCGGCATCACCCTCATCGCTGCGATGATAACGACCCTGTTTTTCGGGGGGTGGCTCGGCCCGGTCCTGCCGCCTTTCGTCTGGTTCTTTCTCAAGACCTTTATAATCATCGGTCTGTTCATCCTGTTCCGTGCCTCCTTCCCCCGGCTCAGGTTCGATCAGCTGATGGCCTTCGGCTGGAAGGTGATGCTGCCCCTGGCGCTGCTGAATCTCCTGGTGACCGGCGGCGTCCTGCTGGCAAGAAGATCGTGAGGTGCAGCCGTGCTCAGTCTGTTACGCGCCTTGGGAATCATGCTTCTGCACACGTTCCGCAGGAGGGTGACGCTCCAGTACCCCGAAGAGAAGCAGCGTCTTCCCGCCCGCTGGAGGGGCCGCATCATCCTCTCGCGCGACCCTGACGGCGGAGAGCGGTGCGTCGCCTGCTATCTCTGTGCAGCAGCCTGTCCCGTGGACTGCATAGCGCTCCAGATGGCGGTGGACGGGACCGGGAGGCGCTATCCCTCGTTCTTCCGCATCAACTTCTCGCGCTGCATCTTCTGCGGCTACTGCGAAGAGGCATGTCCGACCTGCGCCATTCAGCTTACGCCGGATTACGAAATGTCCGAATACGGGCGGCAGGCGCTGGTCTACGAAAAAGAGGACCTGCTGATCAGCGGGCAGGGGAAGTACCACGGCTACAACTATTACAAGGTAGCGGGGATCGCGATAGGAGGAAAAGCAAAGGGCGAAGGCATCGAGGAGGAGCCCCCGGTGGAGGTGAGGAGCGTGCTGCCGTGAGCGAGCTCTTTTATATAGCTTCGGCAATCGCCGTCGTCTCGACGGCCATGGTGGTTACGAGGCTGAACGCGGTCCACGCGCTCCTCTACCTGATCGTCTCGCTGCTCTCGGTGGCGCTGGTCTTCCTCTCTCTGGGCGCGCCGTTCGCAGCGGCGCTCGAGGTGATCATTTATGCGGGCGCTATCATGGTGCTCTTCGTCTTCGTCATCATGATGCTCGCTATGGGGCCGAATAACAGCTCTCAGGAAAGAGGGGTTCTGGCCCCGAGGGTATGGATAGGGCCGGGCTTCCTGGCCTCGATCCTGGTGATCGAGCTGCTCTTTCTTTTTCTGCGCAGCCCGGCGCCGGCGGCTGCCGGTCTGCCTGTCGAGCCGAAGCAGGTCGGCATCTCTCTTTTCGGCCCTTATATGATCGGTGTCGAGCTCGCATCGCTGCTCCTCCTTTCAGGAATCGTCGGCGCCTATCATCTGGGACGGCGGGACAGAGGGAGCAAGCCGAACGGACGGGACCGGGGGGAGCGGCGATGAACGCGGTACCGGCCGAGCACGGTCTCATCGTCGCAGCGCTGCTCTTTACCATCGGGCTGGTCGGCGTGATGGTGCGCCGCACGACGATCTTCTTGCTCATGTCCATAGAGATCATGCTGAACGCGGCAGGGCTCGCTTTCATTGCCGCAGGCTCGCGCTGGGGGCAGCCCGACGGACAGGTCATGTTCATCTTCATCCTCGCGATGGCCGCTGCCGAAGTGTCCGTCGGCCTCGCCCTGATCCTCCAGATCTACCATAAACTGAAAACGTTGGATGCGGATGCAGTCAGCACCATGAGGAACTGATGATGAAGGCGCTGCTCTGGCTCATCCCTGCCTTTCCCTTTGCCGGGTTCCTGGTCCTCGCGCTTGCGGGCAGGCATCTTCCGCGTCCTGCGGCGGCGACGGCGGGTGCCGCTGCGACGGGACTCTCGATGGCCGCTGCCCTGACGCTCGGGACGGCATTCCTCGCAGCGCCGCCGCAAGGGCACGCGCTCTCGAGCGCGCTCTGGACCTGGATATCGGTGGAGGGGTTCGCCCCGGCGATAGCGTTTCGTCTCGATGCGCTCTCGCTGGTCATGATGCTGGTGATCACGACCGTCGGCTTCCTGATACAGCTCTACTCGGTCGAGTTCATGGAGAATGAGGAGGGATACAGCAGGTTTTTCGCTTTTACGAACCTCTTCATCTTCTCGATGCTCGTGCTCGTCCTGGCCGACAATCTCCTGCTGCTCTACCTCGGATGGGAGGGAGTGGGCCTCTGCAGCTATCTCCTCATAGGGTTCTGGTACCGGGATCCGGCAAACGGGTATGCTGCGCGCAAGGCCTTCGTGGTGACCCGCGTCGGCGACGCGGCGCTCGCCCTGGGCCTGTTCCTGCTTTTTTCGCACCTCGGCACGCTCCATATTCAGGAGCTTATGGCACGGGCTGAGCGATTGTGGACGCCGGATGCGCTGCTGCCGGTCGCTGCCGCAGCGCTGCTCCTGGCCGGAGCGGTAGGGAAATCGGCGCAGCTCCCGCTCCAGGTCTGGCTTCCCGATGCCATGGCCGGGCCCACGCCGGTGAGCGCCCTGATCCACGCAGCGACCATGGTGACCGCAGGCGTATACCTCATCGCCCGCACCAACGTGATCTTCCAGCTTGCGCCCTCCGTACAGTTCCTCGTGGCCTTGATCGGCGCCTCGACCATGCTCCTCGCGGGGTTCAGCGCGCTCGCCCAGCGGGACATAAAGCGCGTGCTCGCCTATTCCACGATGAGCCAGATCGGCTATATGTTTCTCGCCCTCGGGGTCGGCGCCTGGTCCGCCGCTATATTCCATTTCATGACGCACGCCTTCTTCAAGGCGCTCCTCTTCCTGGGTGCGGGCGCGGTCATCGTGAGCCTCCATCATGAGCACGACCTGTCCAGGATGGGCGGACTCCGGCGGCAGATGCCGCTCGTCTTCTGGCCCTTTCTCATCGGGGCGCTCTCCCTGTCCGCCCTCCCGGTGGTGACCGCCGGCTTCT
Encoded proteins:
- the nuoL gene encoding NADH-quinone oxidoreductase subunit L, translating into MKALLWLIPAFPFAGFLVLALAGRHLPRPAAATAGAAATGLSMAAALTLGTAFLAAPPQGHALSSALWTWISVEGFAPAIAFRLDALSLVMMLVITTVGFLIQLYSVEFMENEEGYSRFFAFTNLFIFSMLVLVLADNLLLLYLGWEGVGLCSYLLIGFWYRDPANGYAARKAFVVTRVGDAALALGLFLLFSHLGTLHIQELMARAERLWTPDALLPVAAAALLLAGAVGKSAQLPLQVWLPDAMAGPTPVSALIHAATMVTAGVYLIARTNVIFQLAPSVQFLVALIGASTMLLAGFSALAQRDIKRVLAYSTMSQIGYMFLALGVGAWSAAIFHFMTHAFFKALLFLGAGAVIVSLHHEHDLSRMGGLRRQMPLVFWPFLIGALSLSALPVVTAGFYSKDLILYRVWASGAAGPWLWTAGVLGTFITSLYTFRMVFSIFFGTMKTGISARPGALMLAPLVVLAIPSLVAGVIEMPGTFSYIGGNLHLFTSLMHTALPPFAEVHLRGSVEVVLEAVIEAVQLSGILLAYLLFLRRTDLAARLAGSRTGEAVRSIWYAGWGFDRLYDALIVRPFLWAARVNRNDVIDLLYLGVAQSARGLNRLAVSLQTGKVRWYASGMVLGAVLLLAFAVLL